The following coding sequences are from one Candidatus Neomarinimicrobiota bacterium window:
- a CDS encoding sigma-54-dependent Fis family transcriptional regulator, producing MRRLFIVEPDSSTRKALKKTGLREGWDVNSVSGGFDALDWLAVHKTEIVLMSMNLPLINPLKVLEKMKRLCKHTPIILMAESNNNLDITKAFQGGAFDVVFKPLIQELLSDCLEDALSFVELVPSLSKAELLHPFLQGYGDLDGTSKASQNLYIKIDRILDSDISIMINGESGTGKEVAARTIHRFGKLKDQPFVSVNCAAIPENLQESELFGYEKGAFTGAVAQKTGKFETANNGTLFLDEIGDMSLPLQAKILRFIETGELERVGGIVRKDVRVRLITATNKNLLEEVRAKRFREDLFHRLNVYPITLPSLRERRKDIPLLSSLTLMNMIGNSDKNIIIPPDTYDYLSQNNWPGNVRELINSLNRAIVSTKDGVLYPESFSLSESVELEVQNEISLEKEINTMTIPTLKKVEMDAILNALKITDGNIRQASKALGITRATMYNKLKRYNIKVRREIRVVNSQEI from the coding sequence ATGCGTCGACTTTTTATTGTAGAACCGGATAGTTCGACCAGAAAGGCTCTGAAAAAAACAGGATTACGGGAAGGATGGGACGTGAACTCCGTGAGCGGTGGATTTGATGCTCTTGATTGGCTTGCTGTCCATAAAACTGAAATAGTCCTTATGAGTATGAATCTTCCGCTCATAAATCCGCTAAAAGTTTTGGAAAAGATGAAAAGACTCTGTAAGCATACTCCAATTATCCTAATGGCTGAATCAAATAATAATTTAGATATTACTAAAGCGTTTCAGGGAGGCGCATTTGATGTTGTTTTCAAACCCTTAATTCAGGAATTACTATCTGACTGTCTTGAAGATGCGCTGAGTTTTGTCGAATTAGTTCCATCTTTAAGTAAAGCTGAGCTGCTTCATCCGTTCCTTCAGGGATACGGCGATTTGGACGGAACCAGCAAGGCGTCACAGAATTTATATATAAAAATAGACAGAATATTGGATTCGGATATCAGTATAATGATAAACGGAGAGAGTGGAACGGGAAAAGAGGTAGCAGCCAGAACTATTCACCGGTTCGGAAAATTGAAAGACCAACCATTTGTTTCAGTGAATTGTGCCGCCATACCGGAAAATCTTCAGGAAAGCGAACTTTTCGGATATGAAAAAGGGGCCTTTACAGGAGCGGTTGCCCAAAAAACAGGAAAATTTGAGACCGCAAACAACGGAACGCTTTTTCTTGATGAGATAGGGGATATGAGTTTACCGCTGCAGGCAAAGATATTGAGATTTATAGAAACAGGCGAGCTGGAAAGAGTGGGAGGAATAGTCCGAAAAGATGTGAGGGTTAGATTGATTACAGCTACAAATAAGAATTTGCTTGAGGAAGTAAGAGCAAAACGATTCAGGGAGGATCTGTTTCATAGGCTTAATGTTTATCCTATAACGCTTCCATCGCTTAGAGAAAGAAGAAAGGATATACCGCTGTTGTCTTCATTAACGTTAATGAATATGATTGGGAATAGTGATAAAAATATAATAATTCCTCCTGATACATACGATTATCTCAGTCAAAATAATTGGCCGGGAAATGTAAGAGAACTCATTAATTCATTAAACAGGGCGATTGTGAGCACAAAAGACGGTGTATTATACCCGGAGTCATTTTCGTTGAGCGAGAGTGTGGAACTCGAAGTCCAAAATGAAATATCATTGGAAAAAGAAATTAATACGATGACAATCCCTACACTGAAAAAAGTAGAGATGGACGCTATATTGAACGCATTGAAAATCACCGACGGAAATATCAGACAAGCATCAAAAGCGCTTGGTATAACAAGAGCAACAATGTATAACAAGCTGAAACGGTATAACATTAAAGTTAGAAGAGAAATAAGAGTTGTGAACTCTCAGGAGATCTGA
- a CDS encoding type II secretion system F family protein produces the protein MPEFTYKAKNMKGEIFTGTLNVGSKQEVNEYLDVQEYFPLEIKEKKEINQGPSFMDRFQKIKTEEIANFTRQVATLIGAGVPIVSALDALYDQEENERFKGILKTVITDVSAGSSYSDALMKHRTTFSNLYVNMVRAGESAGVLEDVLKRLSEFMEHDESVRKSIKSAMRYPIIVMIALTMAFFFAVTFIIPKFTVMFERSGVELPFITRMLLALNTIITDYWYLAAIGIGLTIFLVKRVLGTQQGRLVWDGFKLKLPIFGTLFLKNAISRFTHMLETLNSSGIHIIEALQICSETTGNAAISREIDQTRSEVEIGASLADALDKGTIFPPMTIRMIRTGQDAGSLDEMLRSIFVQYDEEVDYLTKRLSALVEPLMTVVIGVFILIIALGIFLPMWGMYEAVK, from the coding sequence ATGCCGGAATTCACTTATAAAGCTAAGAATATGAAAGGCGAAATTTTCACCGGAACTTTGAACGTTGGTTCTAAACAGGAAGTAAATGAATACCTTGATGTTCAGGAATATTTTCCATTAGAGATCAAAGAGAAAAAAGAAATCAATCAAGGTCCGTCATTTATGGACAGATTTCAAAAAATCAAAACTGAAGAGATAGCCAACTTTACCCGCCAGGTTGCTACGCTCATCGGTGCAGGCGTACCGATAGTGTCCGCATTGGACGCGTTGTATGACCAGGAGGAAAATGAACGGTTTAAAGGAATTTTAAAGACGGTAATAACCGATGTAAGCGCCGGATCCAGCTATTCTGACGCTCTTATGAAACATCGCACAACTTTTTCGAATTTATACGTGAATATGGTACGGGCAGGAGAGAGCGCCGGTGTGCTTGAAGATGTGCTAAAACGATTGAGTGAGTTTATGGAACATGACGAATCTGTCAGAAAAAGCATCAAAAGTGCTATGCGATATCCGATAATTGTAATGATTGCTTTAACGATGGCATTCTTTTTTGCTGTTACGTTTATTATTCCGAAATTTACGGTTATGTTTGAGCGATCAGGGGTAGAACTTCCATTCATCACGCGGATGCTGCTGGCTCTAAATACTATTATAACAGATTATTGGTATCTGGCGGCTATCGGAATAGGACTGACTATTTTTCTTGTTAAACGGGTTCTCGGCACTCAGCAAGGAAGATTGGTTTGGGATGGATTTAAGCTCAAACTCCCGATTTTCGGAACGCTGTTCCTGAAAAATGCGATTTCGCGATTTACGCATATGCTTGAAACGCTGAATTCCAGTGGTATTCATATAATAGAAGCTCTGCAAATATGCTCGGAGACTACAGGGAATGCAGCTATAAGTCGTGAGATAGATCAAACAAGATCCGAAGTGGAAATCGGAGCAAGCTTGGCTGATGCACTTGATAAAGGAACCATTTTCCCTCCAATGACTATAAGGATGATACGGACAGGACAGGATGCGGGATCACTCGACGAAATGCTGCGAAGTATTTTCGTTCAATACGATGAAGAGGTGGATTATCTCACAAAAAGGCTTTCAGCTCTTGTTGAGCCATTGATGACAGTGGTAATCGGAGTATTTATCCTGATTATAGCTCTGGGAATATTCTTACCAATGTGGGGAATGTACGAGGCAGTGAAATAA
- a CDS encoding SpoIIE family protein phosphatase produces MKAFSKNFILLLLPLLVFFVVYIGDTVFKINTGVVEVLAWLRELLLLGAIAGLVPLLSSLKILNPGKTTAKFRVLLFVVIAFFVVSVVHKFVLVPIFGTLNGYVLISIIYSFLSIIGLIQIRDLIYFKRKKNTGKVFAALIISISMVSIYGGLSSKDFQQILGIVMIPIGFAIFNSFRVSWIAYLSKSQKYLVLLFCMILVAGSYFLRDLVIASALFEYSYSVEIFVHLATTSISIYTFFGMVGLLLHLPTATLFDRKIRDIESLQSLSRAVSSVLDVSKLTEMISEFTAEYSNSQYSWLVLREPDDDEFYLMSSHGLTEEQQNNMSFKIDEGTSGLIFKSGEPLISQDVAREESTKHLKFWNAGIKSLIGYPLISEAGVIGILYAGMNEEYGYDNDDIDLIGAFSNHIVIALENAKLVEGSIEKERLEHELRLAHEVQLNLLPKGVPDLPDDFDIAAASMPANEVGGDYFDFIEIDENRIGLVIGDVSGKGTSAAFYMAEIKGMIQAYSRIYDSPRKILCDVNRALYGNLDSRSFISLTYAIVDSKKHKMKYSRAGHMPILRYLEKENEWSELEPKGIGLGMDKGDIFDKVIEEAEIKLKSDELYFFYTDGASDAMNHNQEEFGEEKLRISLTKHYHLSCEEIKANLINDIWKHIGKQDVHDDITMIIMKIK; encoded by the coding sequence TTGAAAGCATTTTCTAAAAACTTCATTCTTTTACTTCTGCCTTTGCTGGTTTTTTTTGTTGTCTACATCGGAGATACGGTATTTAAGATTAATACCGGTGTAGTAGAAGTATTAGCGTGGCTAAGAGAATTATTACTTCTTGGAGCTATCGCAGGACTTGTGCCTCTTCTCTCTTCGCTGAAGATTCTTAATCCCGGCAAGACAACAGCAAAATTCAGAGTATTACTTTTCGTTGTTATAGCATTTTTTGTAGTTTCCGTCGTTCACAAATTTGTTTTAGTCCCAATATTCGGTACTCTCAATGGATATGTATTGATATCCATAATCTACTCTTTTTTAAGCATTATAGGGTTGATCCAAATTCGGGACCTCATCTACTTTAAAAGAAAAAAAAATACCGGCAAAGTATTTGCCGCGCTAATCATATCAATTTCTATGGTTTCTATATATGGCGGATTAAGCTCAAAAGATTTTCAGCAAATATTGGGCATAGTGATGATTCCAATCGGATTCGCAATATTCAATTCGTTTAGGGTTTCATGGATCGCTTATTTGTCTAAGAGTCAAAAATACCTGGTTTTACTCTTCTGTATGATTTTAGTTGCCGGATCATATTTTTTAAGGGATTTGGTTATAGCATCAGCATTATTTGAATATAGCTACAGTGTAGAAATATTTGTACATCTTGCCACAACTTCAATCTCTATATATACGTTTTTTGGAATGGTTGGCTTACTGCTTCACCTTCCGACAGCAACGTTATTCGACCGGAAAATAAGAGATATTGAGTCTCTTCAAAGTCTCAGCCGGGCGGTGAGTTCGGTTTTAGATGTAAGTAAACTCACGGAGATGATTTCAGAATTCACTGCTGAATATTCCAACTCACAATACTCGTGGTTGGTATTAAGAGAGCCTGATGATGACGAATTTTACCTTATGTCAAGTCATGGACTCACAGAAGAGCAACAAAATAATATGAGTTTTAAAATTGACGAGGGAACAAGCGGCCTGATTTTTAAAAGCGGCGAACCTTTGATTTCTCAAGATGTGGCAAGAGAAGAAAGCACCAAGCACTTAAAATTCTGGAATGCAGGAATAAAATCACTTATAGGATATCCCCTTATATCCGAAGCGGGAGTTATAGGTATTCTCTACGCCGGAATGAATGAAGAATACGGATATGATAATGACGACATAGACTTAATAGGCGCATTCTCAAATCATATAGTAATCGCATTGGAAAATGCTAAATTGGTTGAAGGGTCCATCGAAAAAGAAAGACTCGAACATGAGCTTAGACTTGCCCACGAAGTACAGCTGAATCTTCTTCCGAAGGGTGTTCCGGATTTACCCGATGATTTCGACATCGCTGCTGCCAGTATGCCGGCTAATGAAGTTGGCGGCGATTATTTTGATTTCATTGAGATTGATGAAAATCGTATCGGACTTGTTATCGGCGATGTTTCAGGCAAGGGAACATCAGCTGCATTCTATATGGCCGAAATTAAAGGGATGATTCAAGCCTACAGCAGAATTTATGATTCACCACGTAAAATATTATGCGATGTAAATCGCGCACTATACGGTAATCTGGACAGCCGCTCCTTTATATCGCTTACCTACGCCATTGTGGACAGTAAAAAACATAAAATGAAGTACTCAAGAGCCGGACATATGCCTATACTGCGCTATCTCGAAAAAGAGAACGAATGGTCCGAATTGGAGCCAAAAGGGATAGGATTAGGTATGGATAAAGGCGATATCTTCGATAAAGTTATCGAAGAAGCGGAAATAAAGCTTAAAAGTGACGAGCTTTATTTCTTTTACACTGACGGCGCTTCGGACGCGATGAATCATAATCAGGAGGAATTTGGAGAAGAAAAATTGAGAATATCGTTAACAAAACATTATCACTTGAGCTGCGAAGAGATAAAAGCCAACCTGATTAATGATATTTGGAAACATATCGGCAAACAAGATGTGCATGACGATATAACGATGATTATTATGAAAATTAAGTAA
- a CDS encoding STAS domain-containing protein produces the protein MQTDIILKREDINGVSVIHVGGYLDAHTATKFESLILELTNAERYKLILNFKELDYISSAGLGVIMGNIEEIRNHDGDIKLSDMGEKIYRVFDLVGFPSLYDIFDTQKEAETAFESKS, from the coding sequence ATGCAAACAGACATAATATTGAAGAGAGAAGACATTAATGGAGTCTCGGTAATTCACGTCGGAGGATACCTTGATGCTCATACAGCAACAAAATTCGAATCGTTAATACTCGAGTTGACCAATGCAGAAAGATATAAACTCATCCTGAACTTCAAGGAACTTGATTACATTTCAAGCGCCGGATTGGGAGTTATTATGGGAAATATCGAAGAGATACGGAATCATGATGGAGATATCAAGCTGTCTGATATGGGCGAGAAAATTTACAGAGTATTTGATTTAGTGGGATTCCCGAGTTTGTATGACATATTCGATACTCAGAAAGAGGCTGAAACTGCTTTCGAAAGCAAAAGCTAA
- a CDS encoding ATP-binding protein, with protein sequence MSNKDFILKIPTRSTNLKIIRDFIMDVSDKAGFENEACCDIALAVDEGCTNVIKHAYRGGDGKDIIINVKYDKEKITIIISDTGKGFDSEVYETLDLEEYLIKLEKGGLGIHIMKNTMDEIDFRKEKDNINSVHMIKFLPQESAD encoded by the coding sequence GTGTCCAACAAAGATTTTATACTGAAAATTCCCACTCGCAGCACAAACCTGAAAATAATTCGTGATTTTATAATGGATGTTTCCGACAAAGCGGGATTTGAGAACGAAGCGTGCTGTGATATTGCGCTTGCGGTTGATGAAGGATGCACAAATGTTATAAAACACGCATATAGGGGTGGCGATGGCAAGGATATTATAATAAACGTCAAGTATGATAAAGAAAAAATAACTATTATCATATCTGATACGGGTAAAGGATTTGATTCAGAGGTTTATGAAACCCTTGATTTAGAGGAATACCTTATAAAATTGGAAAAGGGCGGATTAGGAATTCACATTATGAAAAATACAATGGACGAGATTGATTTTAGGAAGGAAAAGGATAACATTAATTCCGTTCATATGATAAAATTTTTACCGCAGGAGAGTGCAGATTAA
- a CDS encoding SpoIIE family protein phosphatase, whose product MQYNNTNRKYLEEREQDLHDLFEVSKRLDSLTNFDSIIGQMLLSLMGRLMIQKSVFIIMNEDKDELSLCKAKGLNQFEEGTVIKYNKLPEEFCKLEALKKDEPLRDYLESEDLEVLFPMMKAGRLMGLLAFGKRFKNDEYEKEEINYVSSLLSLTASSIENALSIDKINSINRGLDRKNQELQTLFELGKELNSTLDQETIVRQFGYALMGQMMVGRFLIYLISDDSLKIFHNKGFSGEHVESIHPCLKELEDLNEILLVQKKKDKLNGILAKAQIAAAIPLSIQGENKGVLCIEEKRGTEQFSDDDLQLLHTMGGQVIISLENARLFKESLERQRLQEELNIAREIQQGLLASDFNVSGGWKIFGKNVPSLEVGGDYFDVIKLDNGKIALAIADVSGKGAGASLLMSNLQASLRALVNVDTNLGSMVARINNILYQNTSADKYITFFIGILDPDKRTFTFCNAGHNPPLIFSQNGNVTELEEGGLIIGVMAGAIYKVGNVVLDDGDTIVMYTDGITEAENEKGEEFGEEGLKNHVKRNLKSSPEELINSIIEEVESHAVDLSAQDDVTLLIFSG is encoded by the coding sequence ATGCAATATAATAACACAAACAGAAAATATCTCGAAGAGAGAGAGCAGGATCTGCATGATCTTTTTGAAGTAAGCAAACGACTGGATAGCTTAACTAATTTCGATTCCATTATCGGACAGATGCTTCTCTCATTAATGGGGAGATTGATGATACAGAAATCTGTATTTATCATCATGAATGAAGATAAAGATGAACTCAGTCTCTGCAAGGCAAAAGGACTTAATCAATTTGAAGAAGGGACGGTAATAAAATACAATAAATTACCGGAAGAATTTTGCAAGTTGGAAGCGCTCAAGAAAGATGAGCCCTTGAGGGATTATTTAGAAAGCGAAGACCTTGAAGTGTTGTTTCCTATGATGAAAGCAGGCAGATTGATGGGTCTCCTTGCATTCGGAAAAAGGTTCAAAAACGACGAATATGAGAAAGAAGAAATAAATTATGTTTCTTCGCTACTGTCTTTAACAGCTTCATCAATAGAAAACGCACTATCCATAGATAAGATAAACAGTATAAACCGGGGACTCGACAGAAAAAATCAGGAACTCCAGACTCTTTTTGAACTGGGTAAAGAATTAAACTCCACGTTAGATCAGGAGACTATAGTAAGACAATTCGGCTATGCTCTGATGGGGCAAATGATGGTAGGCAGGTTTCTAATCTATTTAATCAGCGACGACTCTCTAAAGATATTTCACAATAAAGGTTTCAGCGGCGAGCATGTTGAGAGTATTCATCCGTGCTTAAAAGAGCTGGAAGATTTAAACGAAATATTGCTTGTGCAGAAAAAGAAAGATAAACTAAACGGCATACTTGCCAAGGCTCAAATAGCTGCTGCTATTCCTCTCTCGATCCAGGGTGAAAATAAAGGGGTGCTTTGTATAGAGGAAAAAAGAGGGACAGAACAATTTTCTGATGACGATTTACAGCTTCTGCATACCATGGGCGGACAGGTGATAATTTCTTTAGAAAATGCGAGACTCTTTAAGGAATCGCTTGAAAGACAACGGTTGCAGGAAGAACTGAACATTGCCAGGGAAATACAACAAGGTCTGCTTGCATCTGATTTCAATGTCTCCGGCGGGTGGAAGATATTCGGGAAGAATGTTCCCAGCCTGGAAGTTGGCGGAGATTACTTTGATGTGATTAAATTGGATAACGGTAAAATAGCGCTAGCTATCGCTGATGTATCCGGAAAGGGAGCCGGCGCCTCACTGCTTATGTCGAATCTGCAGGCAAGCTTGCGCGCCTTAGTCAATGTTGATACAAATCTTGGTTCAATGGTGGCAAGGATAAATAATATCCTGTATCAAAATACATCAGCGGATAAATATATAACCTTTTTCATCGGGATTCTTGACCCTGACAAAAGAACATTCACGTTTTGCAATGCGGGCCATAACCCACCTCTAATATTCTCCCAAAACGGTAATGTGACCGAGCTCGAAGAGGGAGGTTTAATAATCGGGGTGATGGCTGGAGCAATTTATAAGGTTGGAAATGTCGTGTTAGATGATGGGGACACTATCGTAATGTACACAGACGGAATTACGGAAGCAGAAAACGAAAAAGGTGAAGAATTCGGCGAGGAAGGCTTAAAGAACCATGTAAAAAGAAACCTAAAGTCTTCCCCTGAGGAGCTGATAAACTCTATAATAGAGGAAGTAGAAAGCCACGCTGTTGATTTGTCGGCCCAGGATGATGTGACACTACTTATTTTTAGCGGTTAA
- a CDS encoding PorV/PorQ family protein, with the protein MTRTVIAALFLLALTFNTTTLKAQGEAGAPFLLIAPGARASGMGEANVALADDAVGGFYNPAGIAWAEGKNLTFMRAKWLPNLVDDISYNFLGYSQYVEGLGSIGGHIIYLDLGEQVRTGESSPDALGTFQSFMLAVAGTYAADLGENSAVGISVKFVHQDLAPFGAGQEKGSGSSSSFAFDVGLLARDKIVGGLDLGIAIANIGPDIAFIDANQADPMPMNLKMGLSYMLFDGEFNSLRIVYDMNKLLVASYPDRDLNGNDIIDIGTDEEAHKDPFYKAFVTSWTDDSANIEWQKIIHNFGVEYWYSGVVALRAGVFRDYLLKDTDNSVALFKTVGVGLRYNTLGFDFGYVDGPEGHPITNTMRLSFNLAF; encoded by the coding sequence ATGACAAGAACTGTAATAGCAGCCCTTTTTCTGCTGGCTCTTACATTTAATACCACAACATTAAAAGCTCAAGGCGAAGCTGGCGCGCCTTTTTTATTGATAGCTCCGGGTGCGCGCGCAAGCGGGATGGGCGAAGCGAATGTTGCATTAGCCGATGACGCGGTTGGCGGATTTTATAATCCTGCCGGTATTGCATGGGCGGAAGGCAAAAATCTAACATTTATGCGCGCGAAGTGGCTTCCAAATTTAGTCGATGACATCAGTTATAATTTCTTAGGTTATAGCCAATATGTAGAGGGTCTTGGTTCAATCGGAGGTCATATAATATACCTTGATCTCGGAGAACAGGTGAGAACCGGAGAAAGTTCACCTGATGCATTAGGTACCTTTCAATCTTTTATGCTTGCGGTAGCAGGCACTTACGCCGCGGATCTCGGTGAAAATTCTGCGGTAGGAATTAGCGTTAAATTCGTACATCAGGACCTGGCGCCATTTGGAGCCGGACAGGAAAAAGGAAGCGGCTCATCCTCTTCCTTCGCATTTGATGTAGGTCTGTTAGCTCGAGATAAAATTGTCGGCGGACTTGATTTGGGTATTGCTATTGCTAATATAGGTCCGGACATCGCATTTATTGATGCTAATCAGGCTGATCCGATGCCGATGAATTTAAAAATGGGTCTCTCATATATGCTCTTCGATGGAGAATTTAATTCCCTGCGAATAGTGTATGATATGAACAAGCTTCTCGTGGCTTCATATCCTGATAGAGATTTAAACGGCAATGACATAATTGACATTGGAACTGATGAAGAAGCCCATAAAGATCCATTTTACAAAGCATTTGTTACTTCGTGGACTGATGATTCTGCAAATATTGAATGGCAGAAGATCATTCATAATTTTGGCGTCGAATATTGGTATTCAGGGGTGGTAGCGCTTAGAGCCGGCGTATTCAGAGATTATTTACTTAAAGATACAGATAATAGTGTCGCACTTTTTAAAACTGTTGGTGTGGGTCTCAGGTATAATACCTTAGGTTTCGATTTCGGCTACGTAGATGGTCCCGAAGGACATCCGATTACCAACACTATGCGTTTAAGTTTTAATCTGGCTTTTTAG